A region of Crenobacter cavernae DNA encodes the following proteins:
- a CDS encoding amino acid permease: protein MTMIALGGVIGAGLFVGSGVVIKSAGPAAVLSFLITGLLVVLVMRMLGEMAVALPTVGSFYEYAREAWRDRPAVGELAGFLTGWMYWYFWVIVVALEAVAGADLVRFWLPDVPTWAISLVLLVLLTLTNLISVKSFGEFEFWFASIKVAAIVVFLFLAGLYVLGMWPGASVTVNNLTAHGGFAPHGFVPVLTGAVAATGFYFGAEIVTIAAAETAEPQKAVAKATNSVITRVLVFYVGSVLLVVCLVPWNSTAISTPYVSALNAMGIPAAAQIMNAVVLTAVLSALNSGLYASSRMLFALTKRGDAPKSLAKLSRNGVPVRAILFATLFGYAAVVMSYVSPDTVFAFLVNSYGTVAIFVYILIAISQLRLRARLEREAPERLKVRMWAYPYLTYVAIVGMIGIVVAMAFIPDQRTPLLLGVASLGILLLAYRVRQHFRKHSPLVPQAEDPQTSCNEL, encoded by the coding sequence ATGACCATGATCGCGCTGGGCGGCGTGATCGGCGCCGGCCTGTTCGTCGGCAGTGGCGTGGTCATCAAGTCCGCCGGCCCAGCAGCCGTCCTCTCCTTCCTCATCACCGGACTGCTCGTCGTGCTGGTGATGCGCATGCTCGGCGAAATGGCCGTCGCGCTGCCTACGGTCGGCTCCTTTTACGAATACGCCCGCGAAGCCTGGCGCGACCGTCCGGCCGTGGGCGAGCTGGCCGGTTTCCTCACCGGCTGGATGTACTGGTACTTCTGGGTCATCGTCGTCGCGCTCGAGGCCGTCGCCGGCGCCGACCTGGTTCGCTTCTGGCTACCCGACGTCCCCACCTGGGCCATCAGCCTGGTCCTGCTGGTGCTGCTGACCCTGACCAACCTGATCTCGGTGAAGTCTTTCGGCGAATTCGAGTTCTGGTTCGCCTCGATCAAGGTCGCGGCCATCGTCGTGTTCCTGTTCCTCGCCGGCCTGTACGTGCTCGGCATGTGGCCGGGCGCCAGCGTCACCGTCAACAACCTCACCGCGCACGGCGGCTTTGCGCCACACGGCTTCGTGCCGGTGCTGACCGGCGCGGTAGCGGCGACCGGCTTCTATTTCGGCGCCGAGATCGTCACCATCGCCGCGGCGGAAACGGCCGAACCGCAAAAGGCCGTCGCCAAGGCGACCAACTCGGTCATCACGCGGGTACTGGTGTTCTACGTCGGCTCGGTGCTCTTGGTCGTCTGCCTGGTGCCGTGGAACTCGACCGCGATCTCGACGCCGTACGTCAGCGCGCTCAACGCGATGGGAATCCCGGCGGCGGCGCAGATCATGAACGCGGTGGTGCTGACCGCGGTGCTGTCGGCGCTGAATTCCGGCCTGTACGCCTCGTCGCGCATGCTGTTCGCCCTGACCAAGCGCGGTGACGCGCCCAAGTCGCTGGCCAAGCTGAGCCGCAACGGCGTGCCGGTCCGCGCCATCCTGTTCGCCACGCTGTTCGGCTACGCCGCAGTGGTGATGTCCTACGTCTCGCCGGACACGGTGTTCGCCTTCCTGGTCAACTCCTACGGCACGGTCGCCATCTTCGTCTACATCCTGATCGCGATCTCACAACTGCGCCTGCGCGCCCGGCTCGAGCGCGAGGCGCCCGAACGGCTGAAGGTGAGGATGTGGGCGTACCCGTACCTGACCTACGTCGCCATCGTCGGCATGATCGGCATCGTCGTCGCGATGGCCTTCATCCCCGACCAGCGCACCCCGCTTCTGCTCGGCGTGGCCAGCCTCGGCATCCTGCTTCTCGCCTACAGGGTGCGTCAGCACTTCCGCAAGCATTCCCCCTTAGTGCCACAGGCCGAAGACCCGCAAACCTCTTGCAACGAGCTATGA